Part of the Triticum urartu cultivar G1812 chromosome 2, Tu2.1, whole genome shotgun sequence genome, TTACAATTTAGGATTTTGTCATTGCAGGATCCCTGGTATTTTCTGAAGTAAGAtattttttgttatttttgtaACCTTTGGCTTCTATGGAGATCGTGCTATGTGAGTGAATATTATTCATTAATTCCATACCCATTCACGGCATGGAAAGTCAGCTACTTCATCATAATAAGGCAGTCTGTTAGTTTCACCACTTAATTTGATACCCGAAGCTTATCTAATTATCCTACTAATTATGCCCTCAATCAGGTACATGCGaaccacgctggagctctggaaCATCAAGTAGACCAATCTCAATACCCTTTAACATCAGATCTCGATTCTCAGTCACATCAATTTGCAACTTCTTTGCGGAAAACTCCAGTGGATGGTGACATTCCTAATGATGTGCCTGCTAGAGAGAACAGTCTTGGACTGTGGAAGTACTTGGATGATGACAGTCCTTGTCTAGGGGATAATATAGTGAGCAATGGAAAAATCTTCAACATCACTGATTTCTCCCCAGAATGGGCTTGTTCCACAGAGCATACCAAGGTTTATCCCTTTCATGTTCTACTGAACTATTATTCTTTCTTGTTTTACTGTATTTGTGCATGCTCATTCCATTTCCAACTGTTCAGTTTGATGGAAATGTTCCACCATATCTTCACTGATACCAGTTACGAAAAATAATTTCTCTCGGGAGGTATAGGGGTAAGGTGTGAGTGCGTTCATATGGGTGCGTGTATGTGAGCATCTGGATTTGTACTGTGTTTCTccaaaaataaataaatctaTCAGGTACTTCTGGTAGGACAGTCAATTCCGTAAAATGCAATGTAGTGAATGGACGCACATTGGCACATATGTAATGTACTGTATAGAACAGTTTGCTTGCTGAATTGTAATATACATGTTTGTAAATTGTAATATTCTATCAAATTGCAAAATTATTGGCAGCTGCTGAATTGTAATATACATGTTTGTAAATTGTAATATTCTATCAAATTGCAAAATTATTGACAGCTGCTGAATTGTAGATCTTGGTGATCGGGGATTACTATGAGCAATACAAGCATCTGGCTGGTTCCAATATTTACGGTATCTTTGGTGATAACTGTGTTGCCGCAAACATGGTCCAAACTGGTGTTTACCGTTTCATGGTTGGACCACATACAGCTGGACGAGTGGATTTTTATTTGACTTTGGATGGGAAAACACCAATCTCTGAGGTTTTGAATTTTGAGTATCGTAGTGTGCCTGGAAGTTCATTGCATAGTGAGTTAAAGCCGCTGGAAGATGAGTACACAAAGTCAAAGCTTCAAATGCAGATGAGACTAGCTCGTTTGCTGTTTGTGACAAACAAGAAAAAGATAGCACCAAAGCTTCTTGTGGAAGGCAGCAAAGTTTCTAATCTCATATTGGCATCACCAGAGAAGGAATGGATGGATCTATGGAAAATTGCTGGCGATTCTGAAGGCACATCTGTTCATGCTACTGAAGACTTGCTTGAATTAGTTTTACGGAATAGATTGCAAGAATGGCTTCTCGAAAGAGTAATTGGAGGCCATAAATCAACCGGCCGTGATGATCTAGGACAAGGACCTATCCATCTGTGTTCTTTCCTAGGCTATACTTGGGCTATCCGCTTGTTTTCTGTGTCCGGATTCTCCTTGGATTTCCGTGATTCTTCTGGTTGGACTGCTTTACACTGGGCTGCATACCACGGAAGGTATCTTCCATTTTCTGTTATATATATCCTTCCTTTCGCTGATCACGGAATTTGGAAAAATGAGAGCAAGTCATTTTCAATGTGAGTAGTGGGCCTGGCAACTGTGACGTGTTTGTGTAATTTGCAAGTCAAACTTCATTGGACCTAACTGACAAAAAACTAATATTGACTGTCAGAAATGAGCCGTATATTGTTTTCAACAACCTTCTAGATTTGGAAAACTCTGAAAATAATCTCATCAACAGTCTTAGATGGTGATCTTAGACAACACCAGATTTGTTTTACTTTAGGTGACTAGTAATTTCTGATCTCGGAAAACATTATCTGTTGGAATATATTGCTTCATATATGTTCATGAATTATGACGATCTTGTTACTCATTTTTTTGCTAAACTTTTGCCAGGGAAAAAATGGTTGCTGCTCTGTTATCTGCTGGAGCAAATCCAAGCTTGGTTACGGATCCTACTGCAGTGTCCCCTGGTGGATGCACTCCTGCTGATCTGGCAGCAAGACAAGGTTATGTGGGCTTAGCTGCATATCTTGCTGAGAAAGGATTGACTGCACATTTTGAATCAATGTCACTGTCCAAGGGTACTAAGCAATCACCATCAAGGACGAAACTAACAAAAGTACACAGCGAGAAGTTTGAGAACCTTACTGAACAAGAACTTTGCTTAAAAGAATCTTTAGCGGCCTATCGAAATGCTGCTGACGCTGCCAGTAATATCCAAGCTGCACTTCGCGATAGAACTCTTAAACTCCAAACAAAAGCAATTCTTTTGGCCAATCCTGAGATGCAAGCAACTGCGATAGTTGCTGCTTTGAGGATTCAGCATGCATTCCGGAACTACAACAGAAAAAAAGAGATGAGAGCTGCTGCACGAATACAAAATCATTTCCGCACGTGGAAGGTCAGAAGGAACTTTAAGAACATGCGAAGACAAGCTATCAGAATACAAGTAAGTTGCAGGTTTCTGTTGCTTGTTTCCATTTGTTGCCTTCTCTGGGGGATTTATTGCATAAATATAGGCCATAACGATGAAAGCACCTTTTTCTTATATATATTTATTGTGCTGGAAGAACAGGGTGATGGGCTGGTGGCACTTGACAGTCATTATTAGAAAGCAAATTGGAAGTTTTTTTCTATGTTGTTATGTGCAAAGTACTACCTCCGTCTCGGTGAATAAGTCATTCGCGTAGTTCTAGGTCGACGATTTAACTATCTAAATATGTATTATATGtgacaaaaaatatatatttagAAACTACATCCGTGTAGAAATCCAGTGATATACTTTTCATGACATATAACACATATTTAATTCCTCAAAtcgatgacctagaactacgcgaatgacttattcacctagacggaggtaGTAGATATTTTAATGATTATAACATATCCCTCAGGCTGCATACCGAGGCCATCAAGTGAGACGTCAGTACCGCAAGGTAATATGGTCTGTTGGAGTCGT contains:
- the LOC125536956 gene encoding calmodulin-binding transcription activator CBT; its protein translation is MAGAAGRERDPLLRSEIHGFITYADLNFEKLKAEAASRWFRPNEIYAVLANHERFKVHAQPIDKPVSGTIVLYDRKVVRNFRKDGHNWKKKKDGKTVQEAHEKLKIGNEERVHVYYARGEDNPNFFRRCYWLLDKEAERIVLVHYRQTSEENAIAHPSTEAEAEAPTMNVIQYYTSPISANSASVHTEISFSPPAPEEINSHGGSAISSDTGGSSLEEFWVHLLESSMTKDTACGASVAFSQQIKCGTKDSGNDTDSTNNVHANHAGALEHQVDQSQYPLTSDLDSQSHQFATSLRKTPVDGDIPNDVPARENSLGLWKYLDDDSPCLGDNIVSNGKIFNITDFSPEWACSTEHTKILVIGDYYEQYKHLAGSNIYGIFGDNCVAANMVQTGVYRFMVGPHTAGRVDFYLTLDGKTPISEVLNFEYRSVPGSSLHSELKPLEDEYTKSKLQMQMRLARLLFVTNKKKIAPKLLVEGSKVSNLILASPEKEWMDLWKIAGDSEGTSVHATEDLLELVLRNRLQEWLLERVIGGHKSTGRDDLGQGPIHLCSFLGYTWAIRLFSVSGFSLDFRDSSGWTALHWAAYHGREKMVAALLSAGANPSLVTDPTAVSPGGCTPADLAARQGYVGLAAYLAEKGLTAHFESMSLSKGTKQSPSRTKLTKVHSEKFENLTEQELCLKESLAAYRNAADAASNIQAALRDRTLKLQTKAILLANPEMQATAIVAALRIQHAFRNYNRKKEMRAAARIQNHFRTWKVRRNFKNMRRQAIRIQAAYRGHQVRRQYRKVIWSVGVVEKAILRWRKKRKGLRGIANGMPVEMTVDVEAASTAEEGFFQASRQQAEDRFNRSVVRVQALFRCHRAQHEYRRMRIAHEEAKLEFSKGQQQAPACRR